The Verrucomicrobiota bacterium DNA window GTTCTGGCTGGAAACTTTTGGAATATTCGTCAGTCTACAGGCTCTTCAATAATGTCTGTTCTCAAAATCACCTTCTTGTGAGGTTGTTCGACTCTATTCATTTCTAAACTCAATAAAACTCATTATGATCAAATCTAAATTCCTAATATCGACCCTGCTCTTGATTGGGCTGACCGCATCTGTATTTGGCGCAGCCCACAAATCAGGTGAAAACCTCACGACTTTTCAAAAATCGTTCCTGGCTCATTATAGCAGTGAAACGGATAAGCTGGTTCAATTGGCGGAAGCTTTTTCCGAAGACGGAATGGAGTGGCGTCCTGCGGAAGGCGTACGTTCGGTTCGCGAAGCGATTCTGCACGCGGCCAGTGCCAACTATTTCTTTGCCGGTATGTTTGGTGCTGAAACACCCGAAGGAGTTAATCCTCGCCAATTCGAGAAGACCATTACTACCAAAGCCGAAACTGTTAAAGTGCTTAAAGCCAGCATCGCCCACGCCAAAAAGGCGGTAAGAGCCCTCGACGAAGCAAGTCTCAATGAGAACATTAAATT harbors:
- a CDS encoding DinB family protein, producing the protein MIKSKFLISTLLLIGLTASVFGAAHKSGENLTTFQKSFLAHYSSETDKLVQLAEAFSEDGMEWRPAEGVRSVREAILHAASANYFFAGMFGAETPEGVNPRQFEKTITTKAETVKVLKASIAHAKKAVRALDEASLNENIKLFGQEAPRMQAVMLAGGHCYEHLGQLIGYARSSGVVPPWSQ